From Sardina pilchardus chromosome 9, fSarPil1.1, whole genome shotgun sequence, a single genomic window includes:
- the si:ch1073-335m2.2 gene encoding msx2-interacting protein isoform X1, with translation MVRETRHLWVGNLPEHVREEKIVEHFKRYGRVESVKVLRKRGSEGGVAAFVDFVDIKSAQKAHNAVNKMGDRDLRTDYNEPGSVPSAVRGLEDNPPSSSHAREVSGFSRAAVGPVYGPPVSLHGREGRYERRIDGSSDSRERTYDHSPYSHHERGAAFDRPRHYNTDYYRDRAMFSSAVGSSTAASAMASGFDAPEPHFESRIRDPFALSSATRRDPYRDDRGRRVDRTYHHHRRSRSSHSSQSRHPSPQRTTGQTSKNPHSPKRAPVSPSRGPRSQSRSRSSSSDSVSSTSSTGSGSSDSNSSSSGGSRARSVQSSATHAPPAPPPLSIDGDEPRRSFGIRVQNLPVRSTDTSLKDGLFHEFKKYGKVTSVQIHGASEERYGLVFFRQQEDQEKALSVSKGKLFFGMMIEVTAWNGPETESENEFRPLDGRIDEFHPKATRTLFIGNLEKTTNYQQLLDVFQRFGEIVDIDIKRVNGVPQYAFVQYSDIASVCKAIKKMDGEYLGANRLKLGFGKSMPTTCVWLDGLSSNITEQYLTRHFCRYGHVVKVVFDRLKGMALILYNNTDFAQAAVRETKGWKIGGNKIKVDFASQESQMAFYRSMQASGQDIRDFYEIPTERREERRPPFHEFPAERAYYENVRTPGLYTDDPRRDFPGRSRDRYSELDHYPSEHYDPRFHEDPREYRDYRDPFEQDMRKYTYIQRERERERERFEADRGRWSPSHQRRPVTPSASPSPSERVPRETERRVYRHSSERSGSCSSLSPPPAQFEKPEKSPVDYKTEGLEREMESVEMERVGGAERSRRGRRKDKGDKEKGERGKSRRGKMPSPVSHSETDKEASLDANSNKGKASDTDGPEKSRYKGENEPSPSEQMSRLEPQKGERLDAVKGDSSDREGKGRLKKHQKSDLGSEGKDLILESDRLAARKRRFGDPSGKTIRQKRSRMEDEGIQSPEFGSNSTLAKETEDIKALEKDTQKREHLKPKVERGTCHYSLKEDQDSSSMSSMRGQGLCSVVRQGEPSDLDDHDSGKNLSGPSVSRRFSHDETLDQENKSREEYISLDIDLSQSYRKQMEQNRRLRQQLQEPDKLGKPGSPQSLDAEDLEHRSLVHEVGKPPQDVTDNSPSSRNKKQDTFELDMSSKRERVYRSFRPKSEDPEWINANSPKPQQSSQNTEEEIIDMPHLMTVKDVKELPKSEETVHPDLELSVKRVHTTQMAKISSHLHGSVDDAHKRWENRLKQDLLPDLSFSGRKRLGHKHLEYGLWHDLEPGEVRSDSEEDREHKSSSPMPSTSLSLPERQRGDRLSESKLSTSLERNKFYSFALDQTITPDTKALLERAKSLSSSREDNWSFLDYDSHFASFRSRKDTEKVESTPRPTPSWYMKKKKIRSESEDKLDDRKEDPKPEEQERRELFASRFLHSSIFEQDSRRLQHLERKHEDSEQSIGYQSTQQGAVEGQADSEPVVLFHSRFLELTRLQHKNIKELKEPQQEIKREEIIDGSRMDKPQEEESQDQPQPVFQPAIEPALDSETKPVSPILPLPLALVAQPAKEMSPPLEKNIVQSNSPKSSVLCVKEENECEKTPVPPQQQMQEEEQPSISPVLSEPQLMELKEPINYEQTEPSIKSEKDMNEEQISSVEYKPSEVTETSVELELKPEPEVSNLPSSASPTLVEDIETLKTESSPIDDEPQVKQEVDHSSVDTLSVGEPVSPPQKSKSKKTKASPTMPVAPLASPSSADKQATRKSERIDREKSKRASSPRGEKSSSKSPVQGPEMEQVTEQRRRRRNVKSVYATPVEDESTAQPSKEVEQPRATRKRGGDKEVAHLQQSEQDILAVPIASRRGRPPKNRSKGEDASALKSKIAETKEIEGIELGNSENVLKSSKGKHSPHSQKQQTSQAPVSSTSSKKADKLSDTSQQADLSEDINVPDSAPQSDFVSPGGEKTTENPKQSTEEGQQKDNVVTDRATGNKSDKPIEPPVVEESPQAEKSGGRSKAARLIRNTKLPTEDKSLVLKNLRIRLDMTEVKAMLQTGEEDIEMEELNKKTELLPKDQAMESSQENEVTQSDNDEAPSDSIITNPAESLLSREIELEQAVENIAKLTEGPSPQPFKSPTTEAPSPVVPPPVEPEPPTIVEKPANPASETELAAAIDSITSEEPSCALPQEPATNTVMESEPAIQPFVTDSKVVEPSLGSAPIQEETGPSGTPRKGAKGRAKTTKRSKTQKPAASRKDSVKDSVAEPDSTQMSVPDPVIDTNAVADNPSATSIVITSPSKLNASLNVSHPTDGISEEPLNDEPTHVRSAGLVNKSPNILKPPQPYECTPLSPTSLCIKPSHSSKLPLSPTDRFNQSRETPMVPVAQGENQTVSPGLETHDPDSSNSDLRKILMKPKNIPLSGTNTAPGTMLTHPPRESESPSDMVANKTPLPESRHSYLPAQPVVRSPGSLPSTETKQLFGEKTVISVIASTATSVISRICNTPESEEKANIPRNNPYVEKQLPKQMFQTSMEESSTYHGATVGDEGGNAGRFVVESATLSTGPSPGLRVNTSEGVVVLSHSGQKMEGPQRISAKISQIPPASPADMESQQLVSMPQMKPDHYAQAPSAKCPLVPSDHGHSHKTQSGVSTKQENSLDKMDAYQAGGQSGVVKRLQQSGGNQQVMSYHHSDFPMLMKHPKKAEGAEPLSDGAKPPWASAISPAISPHLPSSAGNPVGFLPNTPTDRGPSHLSGIKEPRSPRKSGHPHSPFTKVSPIGSSSPKAMPVVLPSGLPPMSQYVPNVHHPEQSVIMPPHSSHGSIGRMSPHRVGQTIPIGHLSQGDVRVNTPPLAMMNYGMHSDQLSSPWSGPPQQCPTSPQAGGGRDMVLKVNPGNARAHEANEEDARRYQALGRPAATSLKPETLPQEYRGALHSGLSLDRYNIAQRDMRVLMHHQQGERPATELHQGPEPVPSSSSATSITASLSPRAHLLAKNIPEKDTLKSSEVNRPLSPVTKEGIIGIRGAMPAIASPQRIQLLTSGTSPAFSEYPAVYTNIRSVPSQFAENSPLNISQAPHIASTQAPQDPDRSQTLNEGKGEPMEHQSVNMVQLLTKYPIIWQGLLALKNDTAAVQLHFVYGNKALAVRSLPLQEGGALLRIVQRMRLEASQLESVARRMTGDSEFCLLLAMPCGRDQDDVRSQTQFLRTAFINYLQAKLAAGIINIPNPGSNQPAYVLQIFPPCEFSESHLSRLAPDLLSRISSICPQHLMIVITSV, from the exons CAGCTCTGACAGTCGAGAGCGTACCTACGACCATAGTCCCTACAGTCACCATGAGCGCGGGGCAGCCTTTGACCGGCCTCGCCACTACAACACAGACTATTACCGTGACCGTGCCATGTTTAGCTCGGCTGTGGGCTCTAGCACTGCAGCTAGTGCTATGGCCAGTGGGTTTGATGCCCCTGAGCCTCACTTTGAGTCACGCATACGTGACCCCTTTGCACTGTCCAGCGCCACACGCCGCGACCCTTACCGTGATGACCGGGGGCGGCGAGTAGACCGGACTTATCACCACCACCGTCGCAGCCGGTCTTCACACTCCTCGCAGTCACGCCATCCCTCGCCACAGCGGACCACTGGCCAGACTTCCAAAAACCCCCACTCCCCCAAACGAGCCCCTGTCTCCCCTAGCAGAGGGCCGCGCTCACAGTCGCGCTCGCGATCATCCAGTTCGGACTCTGtaagcagcaccagcagcacggGTAGTGGCAG CAGTGACTCCAACAGCAGCTCCAGTGGGGGGTCACGAGCACGCTCAGTGCAGTCATCCGCTACACATGCAccccctgcccctccccccctATCAATAGATGGTGACGAGCCTCGCAGAAGTTTTGGCATTAGGGTTCAGAACCTACCTGTGCGTTCTACAG ACACAAGTTTGAAAGACGGACTCTTCCACGAGTTTAAGAAGTATGGGAAGGTGACATCTGTTCAGATCCATGGGGCGTCTGAAGAACGGTACGGACTAGTTTTCTTTAGGCAACAGGAGGACCAGGAAAAAGCACTCAGTGTCTCCAAAGGAAAACTCTTCTTCGGCATGATGATTGAGGTCACTGCCTGGAATGGCCCAG agacagaaagtgagaaTGAATTCCGCCCACTGGATGGAAGAATAGATGAATTTCATCCTAAGGCAACTCGCACTCTTTTTATTGGAAATTTGGAAAAGACTACCAACTACCAGCAGCTATTGGATGTGTTTCAGCGCTTTGGAGAGATAGTG GACATTGACATCAAAAGGGTTAATGGTGTTCCCCAGTATGCCTTTGTGCAGTATTCTGATATTGCCAGTGTTTGTAAGGCTATAAAGAAGATGGATGGAGAATACCTAGGAGCCAACCGACTAAAG CTTGGTTTTGGGAAGAGTATGCCCACAACATGTGTCTGGCTGGATGGTTTGTCCTCCAACATCACAGAACAGTACCTCACCAGGCATTTCTGTCGCTATGGGCATGTGGTTAAG GTAGTGTTTGACCGATTGAAAGGGATGGCTCTCATTTTGTACAACAATACCGACTTTGCCCAAGCAGCTGTTAGAGAGACCAAAGGTTGGAAGATTGGTGGCAACAAAATTAAA GTTGATTTTGCCAGTCAAGAGAGTCAGATGGCCTTCTATCGGTCCATGCAAGCCTCTGGGCAAGACATAAGGGACTTCTATGAAATCCCAACAGAGAGGAG AGAGGAACGGAGGCCTCCTTTTCATGAATTCCCAGCAGAGCGGGCATACTACGAAAATGTGCGAACTCCAGGTCTTTACACTGATGATCCTCGCCGTGATTTCCCTGGCAGAAGCCGGGATCGTTACTCTGAACTAGACCACTATCCAAGTGAACACTATGACCCTCGCTTTCATGAAGATCCCAGGGAGTACAGAGATTACCGTGACCCATTTGAGCAGGATATGCGCAAGTACACCTACATTCagcgggaaagagagagagagcgtgagcgtTTTGAAGCTGACCGTGGTAGATGGAGCCCCTCTCATCAGAGACGTCCTGTAACTCCTAGTGCTTCACCATCTCCTTCTGAGCGCGTCCCAAGAGAGACTGAACGGCGGGTTTATCGGCATTCTTCAGAGCGAAGTGGCAGCTGTAGCTCACTGTCCCCTCCCCCGGCACAGTTTGAAAAGCCTGAAAAGTCCCCAGTGGATTATAAAACTGAAGGTCTTGAAAGAGAAATGGAGTCAGTGGAGATGGAACGTGTTGGAGGCGCTGAAAGAAGCAGGCGAGGGAGACGCAAGGACAAGGGAGATaaggagaaaggggagagaggcaAGTCAAGAAGGGGCAAAATGCCGTCTCCtgtttcacattcagaaactgACAAAGAGGCTTCTTTGGATGCTAACTCAAATAAAGGGAAAGCTTCAGACACAGATGGTCCTGAAAAATCTCGATATAAGGGTGAAAACGAGCCCTCACCTTCCGAACAAATGTCCCGTCTAGAGCCCCAAAAAGGGGAGAGACTTGATGCAGTTAAAGGAGATTCATCAGATAGAGAAGGAAAAGGCAGACTGAAAAAACATCAAAAATCTGATCTTGGAAGTGAAGGGAAAGATTTGATTCTGGAGTCAGACCGTTTAGCAGCTCGTAAAAGGCGATTTGGTGATCCTAGTGGGAAAACCATCCGACAGAAGAGGAGTAGAATGGAGGATGAGGGCATCCAGTCCCCAGAGTTTGGATCAAATTCAACTCTTGCAAAAGAGACAGAAGATATAAAGGCACTTGAAAAAGATACACAGAAGAGGGAACATTTAAAGCCCAAGGTGGAAAGGGGGACTTGTCATTACAGTCTTAAAGAGGATCAAGATTCATCTTCTATGTCTAGTATGAGAGGGCAAGGTCTGTGTTCAGTGGTACGGCAAGGTGAACCATCAGATCTTGATGATCATGACTCTGGGAAGAACCTGTCTGGTCCTAGTGTGTCTAGAAGGTTCTCACACGATGAGACTCTTGATCAGGAAAACAAAAGCAGGGAAGAATATATCTCTCTTGACATAGATCTTTCCCAGAGCTATCGTAAACAAATGGAACAAAACCGCAGACTACGGCAACAGTTGCAGGAGCCTGATAAACTTGGAAAGCCAGGTAGTCCTCAGAGTTTGGATGCCGAAGACCTAGAACATCGCAGTTTAGTGCATGAGGTAGGGAAACCACCTCAGGATGTAACAGACAATTCTCCATCATCGAGAAACAAGAAGCAAGACACTTTTGAGTTGGATATGAGCTCGAAGAGAGAGCGTGTATACAGGAGCTTCCGGCCAAAAAGTGAAGATCCAGAATGGATTAATGCCAATTCTCCGAAACCACAACAATCCTCCCAAAACACAGAAGAAGAAATTATCGATATGCCCCATCTCATGACTGTCAAAGATGTTAAAGAGCTCCCAAAATCTGAAGAAACTGTTCACCCAGACCTAGAACTATCCGTCAAAAgagtacacaccacacaaatgGCTAAAATTAGCTCTCATTTACATGGTAGTGTAGATGATGCTCATAAACGCTGGGAGAATAGGCTGAAGCAAGATTTGTTACCTGATCTAAGTTTCTCTGGAAGAAAACGGCTTGGTCACAAGCATTTGGAATATGGCCTCTGGCATGATTTGGAGCCTGGGGAGGTAAGGTCAGATTCTGAAGAAGATCGAGAACACAAATCAAGCTCCCCAATGccatctacatctctctctcttccagagaggcagagaggggatAGGCTGTCTGAGTCAAAGTTGTCCACCTCTCTGGAAAGAAATAAGTTCTATTCCTTTGCACTGGACCAGACTATTACACCTGACACTAAAGCTCTGCTTGAGAGGGCAAAGTCTCTGTCGTCCTCTAGAGAAGACAACTGGTCTTTCTTAGATTATGACTCCCACTTTGCTAGTTTTCGCAGTCGGAAAGATACAGAGAAGGTTGAGTCAACACCACGGCCAACACCCTCATGGTacatgaagaaaaagaaaattagAAGTGAGTCTGAAGATAAACTTGATGACCGGAAGGAGGATCCAAAGCCAGAGGAGCAGGAGCGTAGAGAACTTTTTGCTTCTCGTTTTCTTCATAGTTCTATTTTTGAACAAGATTCAAGACGCCTTCAGCACCTTGAACGAAAGCATGAGGACTCTGAACAAAGTATTGGATACCAATCTACTCAGCAAGGTGCCGTGGAAGGACAAGCTGATTCGGAACCAGTTGTGCTGTTTCATAGCAGATTCTTGGAGCTGACACGGTTGCAACATAAAAATATTAAAGAACTCAAAGAACCTCAGCAGGAAATCAAGAGAGAAGAAATCATAGATGGCAGCAGAATGGATAAGCCACAAGAAGAAGAGTCACAAGACCAGCCTCAGCCAGTTTTTCAGCCTGCCATTGAACCGGCTTTAGACTCTGAAACAAAACCAGTTAGTCCTATTCTGCCTCTCCCATTGGCGCTAGTGGCCCAGCCAGCTAAAGAGATGTCACCACCATTGGAGAAAAACATTGTGCAAAGTAATTCACCCAAGTCTTCCGTGCTTTGTGTGaaagaagaaaatgaatgtgaaAAGACTCCTGTGCCTCCACAACAGCAGATGCAAGAGGAAGAGCAGCCCTCCATCAGCCCTGTATTATCTGAACCTCAGTTGATGGAGTTAAAAGAACCAATTAACTATGAACAAACTGAACCATCAATCAAAAGTGAAAAAGACATGAATGAGGAGCAAATATCTAGTGTTGAATACAAGCCTAGTGAAGTAACAGAGACCAGTGTTGAGTTAGAACTAAAACCTGAGCCTGAGGTTTCTAATCTTCCCAGCTCTGCCTCCCCAACCCTTGTTGAAGACATAGAGACCTTGAAAACTGAATCTAGTCCCATTGACGATGAACCACAAGTCAAGCAGGAGGTTGACCATAGTTCTGTTGATACTTTGTCTGTGGGGGAGCCAGTCTCGCCACCACAAAAATCTAAAAGTAAGAAGACCAAGGCATCTCCAACAATGCCTGTAGCTCCTTTGGCATCCCCAAGTAGTGCTGATAAACAAGCCACTCGTAAGAGCGAGAGGATTGATCGAGAGAAGTCGAAACGTGCCTCTTCTCCACGGGGAGAGAAGTCGTCAAGTAAATCTCCTGTACAGGGCCCAGAGATGGAGCAGGTTACAGAACAAAGGCGAAGGCGACGAAATGTAAAGTCTGTGTATGCCACTCCAGTTGAAGATGAGTCTACTGCACAGCCCAGTAAGGAAGTAGAGCAACCACGTGCAACTAGGAAACGAGGAGGGGACAAGGAAGTGGCACATTTACAGCAGTCAGAGCAGGACATACTTGCTGTACCAATAGCCTCAAGGCGAGGACGCCCTCCTAAGAATCGATCCAAGGGAGAGGATGCATCAGCTCTGAAGTCAAAAATTGCTGAGACGAAAGAGATTGAGGGCATAGAATTAGGAAACAGTGAAAATGTCTTGAAATCTTCAAAAGGTAAACATTCTCCTCACTCacagaaacaacaaacaagTCAAGCACCTGTGTCTAGCACTTCCAGCAAGAAAGCAGACAAACTTTCTGATACCAGCCAGCAGGCTGATCTTTCTGAGGATATCAATGTGCCAGATTCGGCTCCCCAAAGTGATTTTGTTTCCCCAGGAGGAGAGAAAACCACAGAGAATCCAAAACAGAGCACAGAAGAAGGGCAACAAAAAGATAATGTTGTTACAGATAGGGCTACTGGGAACAAAAGTGACAAACCTATTGAGCCCCCAGTTGTGGAGGAATCTCCCCAAGCTGAAAAGAGTGGGGGAAGGTCTAAAGCAGCAAGATTAATTCGGAATACAAAATTGCCAACTGAAGACAAGTCCCTTGTTCTCAAGAATCTTCGAATCAGGTTGGACATGACTGAGGTTAAAGCAATGCTTCAGACTGGTGAAGAAGACATTGAGATGGAGgaattgaacaaaaaaacagaactttTGCCCAAAGATCAAGCTATGGAAAGCTCTCAAGAAAATGAAGTTACACAAAGTGATAATGATGAGGCACCATCTGACTCTATAATCACCAACCCAGCTGAATCTCTTCTATCTCGTGAGATTGAACTTGAGCAAGCTGTAGAAAACATTGCTAAACTTACAGAGGGTCCCAGCCCCCAGCCATTCAAAAGCCCTACAACCGAAGCACCTAGTCCAGTGGTTCCACCTCCAGTTGAACCGGAGCCTCCAACTATAGTTGAGAAACCTGCTAATCCTGCTAGTGAAACTGAGCTTGCTGCTGCTATTGATTCCATTACATCCGAAGAGCCTTCCTGCGCATTGCCACAAGAGCCTGCCACCAACACTGTTATGGAGTCAGAACCAGCAATCCAGCCATTTGTAACTGATTCTAAGGTTGTGGAACCTAGTTTAGGCAGTGCTCCTATTCAGGAGGAGACAGGTCCATCAGGAACTCCTAGGAAAGGAGCTAAAGGCAGAGCTAAAACAACTAAGAGGTCAAAAACCCAGAAGCCTGCTGCCAGCAGAAAAGATTCTGTTAAAGATAGTGTAGCAGAACCTGACAGCACGCAAATGAGTGTGCCAGATCCAGTTATAGACACTAATGCAGTTGCAGATAATCCATCGGCAACTTCAATAGTTATAACCTCCCCTTCAAAATTGAATGCGTCATTAAATGTGTCACATCCAACAGACGGCATTTCTGAAGAACCACTCAATGATGAACCCACACATGTAAGATCTGCGGGTCTTGTGAATAAAAGTCCAAATATTCTTAAACCACCACAGCCCTATGAGTGTACCCCTCTTTCTCCAACATCTTTATGCATCAAACCCTCACACAGTAGCAAGCTTCCCCTCTCTCCAACAGACCGGTTTAATCAGTCTAGGGAGACCCCAATGGTACCAGTAGCTCAAGGAGAAAATCAAACAGTGTCACCAGGACTTGAAACCCATGACCCTGACTCAAGTAACAGTGACTTGCGTAAAATTCTAATGAAGCCTAAAAATATCCCCCTCTCAGGCACCAACACCGCACCAGGGACCATGCTTACCCACCCaccaagagagagtgagtctccATCTGATATGGTAGCCAATAAAACCCCTCTGCCAGAAAGTCGGCATTCATATTTGCCTGCTCAACCTGTTGTCCGGTCCCCAGGCTCTCTTCCATCTACAGAGACCAAACAGCTCTTTGGTGAGAAAACTGTGATTTCTGTCATTGCTTCCACTGCCACCTCAGTCATAAGTCGTATCTGTAACACTCCCGAATCTGAGGAAAAGGCAAATATCCCAAGAAATAATCCATATGTGGAAAAACAACTTCccaaacaaatgtttcaaaccaGTATGGAGGAGAGTAGCACTTACCATGGAGCAACTGTGGGAGATGAAGGTGGAAATGCTGGACGTTTTGTAGTTGAAAGTGCAACTCTTAGTACAGGGCCCAGTCCTGGCTTGAGGGTAAACACGTCAGAGGGTGTGGTAGTGCTTAGTCACTCTGGTCAAAAAATGGAAGGACCACAGAGGATAAGTGCAAAGATTAGCCAGATTCCTCCAGCTAGTCCTGCAGACATGGAATCTCAACAGCTGGTTTCCATGCCTCAGATGAAACCAGATCATTATGCCCAGGCTCCTAGTGCCAAGTGTCCTCTTGTTCCCTCAGATCATGGACATTCCCACAAGACCCAATCAGGTGTCTCTACCAAACAAGAAAATTCTTTGGACAAGATGGATGCGTATCAAGCAGGTGGTCAAAGTGGAGTTGTGAAAAGGTTGCAGCAATCTGGTGGCAATCAACAGGTTATGAGCTACCATCACTCAGACTTTCCTATGCTTATGAAGCATCCAAAGAAAGCAGAAGGAGCAGAACCTCTCAGTGATGGGGCTAAACCCCCCTGGGCATCTGCCATAAGTCCAGCCATAAGCCCTCATCTTCCATCGTCAGCTGGCAATCCTGTTGGGTTCCTACCCAACACTCCTACTGATAGAGGTCCATCTCACCTCAGTGGGATTAAAGAGCCTCGTTCTCCTCGCAAATCTGGCCACCCTCATTCTCCTTTTACCAAAGTGTCTCCTATTGGCTCCTCCTCTCCAAAAGCCATGCCTGTGGTCCTACCCTCTGGCTTACCGCCCATGTCGCAATATGTCCCAAACGTCCATCACCCAGAACAGTCAGTCATCATGCCTCCACACAGCAGTCATGGAAGCATAGGGAGAATGTCACCACACCGTGTCGGCCAGACCATTCCAATTGGACACTTGTCTCAAGGAGATGTTAGAGTTAACACTCCTCCATTGGCTATGATGAATTATGGAATGCATTCTGATCAATTGTCATCACCATGGTCGGGGCCTCCCCAACAGTGCCCAACATCTCCTCAGGCAGGGGGAGGCAGAGATATGGTTCTAAAGGTCAATCCTGGCAATGCAAGGGCACATGAGGCAAATGAAGAGGATGCAAGACGATACCAGGCCTTGGGAAGACCAGCAGCCACTTCCCTCAAGCCAGAAACCTTGCCACAAGAATATCGTGGCGCTCTACACAGTGGCCTGTCACTAGACCGCTACAACATTGCACAGAGGGATATGCGTGTGCTCATGCaccaccagcagggggagcgCCCTGCAACAGAACTGCACCAAGGTCCTGAGCCTGTCCCATCTTCGTCCAGCGCCACCAGCATAACTGCTTCCTTGTCCCCAAGAGCTCACCTGCTGGCCAAAAATATTCCTGAGAAGGACACCTTGAAATCATCAGAAGTTAACAGGCCACTTTCACCGGTCACAAAAGAGGGAATTATAGGCATCCGTGGAGCTATGCCTGCCATTGCCTCGCCTCAACGGATTCAGTTGCTGACATCAGGAACGAGCCCAGCATTCTCAGAATACCCAGCTGTGTATACCAATATTAGAAGTGTCCCTTCACAGTTTGCAGAGAATTCACCTTTAAACATCAGCCAAGCTCCCCACATTGCATCTACACAG GCTCCTCAAGATCCAGACCGCAGCCAAACACTAAACGAGGGTAAAGGGGAACCGATGGAACACCAGTCTGTGAACATGGTGCAACTTTTAACG AAATATCCCATTATTTGGCAAGGCTTGTTAGCTCTGAAGAATGACACTGCTGCGGTCCAGTTACATTTTGTGTATGGAAACAAGGCCCTGGCTGTGCGCTCTCTACCCTTGCAAGAAGGAGGTGCTCTCTTGCGCATCGTCCAGAGAATGAGATTAGAGGCATCACAGCTTGAGAGTGTGGCTCGAAGGATGACT gGAGATAGTGAGTTCTGCCTGTTGCTAGCGATgccttgtgggcgtgaccaagATGATGTCCGTAGTCAAACCCAGTTCCTCCGAACAGCTTTCATAAACTACCTGCAGGCTAAGCTGGCAGCAGGAATCATCAACATCCCAAACCCAGGCTCCAATCAG CCGGCCTATGTGCTTCAGATCTTTCCGCCATGCGAGTTCTCTGAGAGCCATTTGTCACGGCTTGCGCCAGACCTCCTGAGTAGGATCTCCAGTATCTGTCCACAGCACCTCATGATCGTCATCACTTCTGTGTGA